The genomic interval cattaggaaaaaaaatgctacctGGTCACAATTTTACTCTCTTATGGAGTTGTGCTATATCACAATACATTCttgggaaaataaagaaaagtgaataaaaaggTGAATAGAAATAGACACTCTATAAAAACTACCTGTAAAGTATCATAAGTCTGGAAAATATTTGTGGCATTATACAGACTACCGctgatgcaaagaaaaaaactgcaGTTTAACCATTTCATGAATATGAACAATGCACTTGTTCCCAGCCATTTAGAATGATCTGACATTCCAAATGTTTATAAAAATTGGGTAATAAAAGAATTAAGTCAATACCCTTAAGTACAATAAATAATGCTGTTTATTATGGTCGGGGTTGACCACGAGCGTTTGTTCCATATCTGCTTGGGACATTTGTAAAACCAGTTCTGAATCCTTGAGTTGCTCCCATTCCTGGTATTCCAAATCCTTGATTGAGTACAGTGCTGTAGGGTGTGGATCCATGATTAAAGCCCAATCCATAGGGCCTCGTTTGAGTGTTTAAAAGGATGACTGGACTCACGTTTTTGCCTggtgtattaaaagaaaattctggCGGTGGGCTGCTGGGCTTAGCTGGAGTGGATGTAACAGGGTGCAAATTATCAGCAGCTTTCAAAGATGGCATTGGAATAACATGATGATCCGAAAGGTTCAGAATATTGTTTGCAATAGGCACAGATGATAAGGTAGGTCTGATCCAGTCATCTTTGAAAATCTGAACAGTCAAGGTAGAGACCAATGTGTATAATCTGTTAGTGACATGGGCAAGTACCATTTGTTCATTTGCATCTCTCCGAATTCGGACATGTACTGATCCAGCCTAGAAAGTGATAAAAATAAGTTGGCTGTTAACTGTTACTTC from Accipiter gentilis chromosome 28, bAccGen1.1, whole genome shotgun sequence carries:
- the SLC30A6 gene encoding zinc transporter 6 isoform X4; the protein is MNPFVLIDIAGALALCITYMLIEINNYFAVDTASAIAIALMTFGTMYPMSVYSGKVLLQTTPPHVIGQLDKLLREVSTLDGVLEVRNEHFWTLGFGTLAGSVHVRIRRDANEQMVLAHVTNRLYTLVSTLTVQIFKDDWIRPTLSSVPIANNILNLSDHHVIPMPSLKAADNLHPVTSTPAKPSSPPPEFSFNTPGKNVSPVILLNTQTRPYGLGFNHGSTPYSTVLNQGFGIPGMGATQGFRTGFTNVPSRYGTNARGQPRP